Proteins encoded within one genomic window of Candidatus Desulfarcum epimagneticum:
- the dapL gene encoding LL-diaminopimelate aminotransferase, protein MIAIEKSDRLNALPPYLFKEIDRQKEIAKSKGVDIIDLGVGDPDMPTPPHIIEVLKKEAENPANHQYPSYAGSDAFNAAAARWLKRRFNVELDHKKEVITLIGSKEGVAHIPLAFINPGDWALVPSPAYPVYEIGVKFAGGQVHFMDLVKENGFLPALDDIPEDIAQKAKLMFLNYPNNPTSAVADAGFYEKVVAFAEKHQIIVCHDAAYSEMAFDGYRPPSFLETPGAKDVGMEFHSLSKTYNMTGWRIGFAAGRAEVVQALGQVKSNIDSGAFQAVQMAGVAALEEDQSCVAEMSRIYAERRDVLIKGLRSLGLRPDAPRATFYVWIPVPEGRTSAEFAQALLTGAGIVSTPGNGFGAPGEGYIRMALTVGKERLKEAVERMKSMSI, encoded by the coding sequence ATGATCGCCATTGAAAAATCAGACCGCCTCAACGCGCTGCCCCCCTATCTTTTCAAGGAGATAGACCGGCAAAAGGAAATCGCGAAAAGCAAAGGGGTGGACATCATTGACCTGGGGGTGGGGGACCCGGACATGCCCACTCCGCCGCATATTATCGAAGTTTTGAAAAAAGAGGCCGAAAACCCGGCCAACCACCAGTACCCGTCCTACGCCGGCAGCGACGCCTTCAACGCGGCCGCGGCCCGCTGGCTCAAGCGCCGCTTCAACGTGGAGCTGGATCATAAAAAAGAGGTCATCACCCTCATCGGCTCCAAGGAGGGCGTCGCCCATATTCCCCTGGCCTTCATCAACCCCGGGGACTGGGCGCTGGTTCCCAGCCCCGCCTACCCGGTGTATGAGATCGGCGTCAAATTCGCGGGCGGTCAGGTCCATTTCATGGACCTCGTGAAGGAAAACGGTTTTCTCCCGGCGCTGGATGACATCCCCGAAGACATCGCCCAAAAAGCCAAACTCATGTTTTTGAACTACCCCAACAATCCCACATCGGCGGTGGCCGACGCCGGATTTTACGAAAAGGTCGTGGCATTCGCCGAAAAACACCAGATCATCGTGTGCCACGACGCCGCTTACAGCGAGATGGCCTTTGACGGCTATCGCCCCCCAAGCTTTCTGGAAACCCCGGGGGCCAAAGATGTGGGCATGGAGTTCCACTCCCTTTCCAAAACGTACAACATGACGGGCTGGCGAATCGGCTTTGCGGCGGGCAGGGCCGAGGTCGTCCAGGCGCTGGGACAGGTGAAAAGCAACATCGACTCCGGCGCCTTTCAGGCCGTTCAGATGGCGGGCGTCGCGGCGCTGGAAGAGGACCAGTCCTGCGTGGCCGAGATGAGCCGGATATACGCGGAAAGACGGGACGTTCTCATCAAGGGCCTGAGATCTCTGGGCCTCAGACCCGACGCGCCCAGGGCCACTTTTTATGTGTGGATCCCGGTTCCGGAAGGCCGGACATCAGCGGAATTCGCCCAGGCGCTTTTGACCGGGGCCGGAATCGTGTCCACCCCGGGCAACGGATTCGGCGCGCCGGGCGAAGGCTACATCCGGATGGCCCTGACCGTGGGGAAGGAGAGGCTGAAGGAGGCGGTGGAAAGAATGAAGTCCATGAGCATTTAA
- a CDS encoding conserved hypothetical protein (Evidence 4 : Unknown function but conserved in other organisms) — protein sequence MSAWEKEKSEIKKELASSLKSEKEINKIVVFGSFLHSENPGDIDVAVFQDSDESYLDLAMKYRRLTRGVSRRIAVDIIPIKPAARAHSFLSEIESGELIYER from the coding sequence ATGAGCGCCTGGGAGAAGGAAAAAAGCGAGATCAAAAAAGAGCTGGCCTCAAGCTTGAAATCGGAAAAAGAAATCAATAAAATCGTTGTCTTTGGATCATTTTTGCATTCCGAAAATCCCGGCGACATTGATGTGGCCGTTTTCCAGGACAGCGATGAATCCTACCTGGATCTGGCCATGAAATATCGCCGGTTGACCCGAGGCGTGTCCAGGCGGATCGCGGTGGATATCATTCCCATAAAACCCGCCGCCCGCGCCCATTCGTTTCTTTCAGAGATTGAATCCGGAGAATTGATTTATGAAAGATGA
- a CDS encoding HEPN domain protein has translation MKDETKTWAEYSGENLESARILLESRLFNPCLQNVQQCVEKALKALLIENSVGVKKTHSISKLKTALIRNGLDVPISDDDCDFLDSIYIPSKYPVSSILPYFEPDLEICEYAISIAESVFNWMNDILSLR, from the coding sequence ATGAAAGATGAGACAAAGACGTGGGCCGAATATTCCGGGGAAAACTTGGAATCCGCGAGAATTTTGCTGGAAAGCCGCCTCTTCAATCCTTGTCTTCAAAATGTTCAGCAATGTGTGGAAAAGGCCCTTAAGGCGCTGTTGATTGAGAATTCCGTCGGGGTGAAAAAGACACACAGCATTTCAAAGCTTAAAACGGCTTTGATCAGAAATGGATTAGACGTTCCAATCTCTGACGATGACTGTGACTTTCTGGATTCCATTTACATTCCCTCGAAATACCCTGTCAGCTCTATTTTGCCCTATTTTGAGCCTGATCTTGAAATTTGCGAATATGCGATTTCCATCGCAGAAAGCGTTTTTAACTGGATGAACGATATTCTTTCCCTAAGGTGA
- a CDS encoding Kef-type K+ ransport system, predicted NAD-binding component, translating into MKSLKDAPREAAPPRARWRTVLHEVIFEADTPAGKGFDVLLIAGILASVVAVMLDSIGAVQSHYGGLLYGIEWFFTVIFTAEYLLRLMSVGRPLKYAVSFYGVVDLVAIIPTYISLFLPGTQYLLVIRILRILRIFRILKLVHYIGEARLIVKALRASVRKIAVFIYTVLTLVVIFGSLMYIIEDGANGFTSIPRSIYWAIVTLTTVGYGDISPQTVPGQALASMVMILGYAIIAVPTGIVTVEMSQAFGREVSTQACPECAAEGHDVDARHCKFCGAAL; encoded by the coding sequence ATGAAATCGCTGAAGGACGCGCCCCGCGAGGCCGCGCCGCCGAGGGCGCGCTGGCGGACGGTTTTGCACGAGGTGATCTTCGAGGCCGACACCCCGGCGGGGAAAGGATTCGATGTGTTGCTCATCGCCGGCATCCTGGCGAGCGTTGTGGCGGTAATGCTTGACAGTATCGGCGCCGTTCAGTCGCATTACGGCGGCCTGCTCTATGGGATCGAGTGGTTCTTCACGGTCATCTTCACGGCCGAATACCTTTTGCGGCTGATGTCTGTCGGCCGGCCGCTCAAATACGCCGTCAGTTTTTATGGGGTGGTGGATCTGGTGGCGATCATCCCGACCTACATCAGCTTATTCCTGCCGGGAACCCAGTACCTGCTGGTCATTCGTATTCTGCGGATCCTGCGCATCTTCCGTATCCTGAAGCTGGTCCACTATATCGGGGAGGCGCGGCTCATCGTCAAGGCGCTGCGGGCGAGTGTCCGCAAGATCGCCGTCTTTATCTACACGGTTCTGACCCTGGTGGTCATATTCGGCTCGCTGATGTATATCATCGAAGACGGGGCCAATGGCTTTACCAGCATTCCGCGCAGCATCTACTGGGCGATCGTGACCCTGACCACGGTCGGATATGGCGATATTTCTCCCCAGACCGTCCCTGGCCAGGCGCTGGCGTCGATGGTGATGATTCTCGGCTACGCCATCATCGCCGTGCCGACCGGCATTGTGACGGTGGAAATGTCGCAGGCTTTCGGCCGCGAAGTGTCCACCCAGGCCTGCCCGGAGTGCGCCGCTGAAGGTCACGATGTCGATGCCCGCCACTGCAAATTTTGCGGCGCGGCGCTGTGA
- a CDS encoding conserved hypothetical protein (Evidence 4 : Unknown function but conserved in other organisms), translated as MNSIAENLDKDYTINSIRLHLRDHPSEEDKAWVIVEGETDQKLFSKLINGRHVEVEQSFSGLNGVLKCVSELLKETKLKGTGRILGIRDADFLRLGEEEEENPAHIFLTDCHDAEMMMVSCDRAYASVEAEYLRHEKTSYPSREELFTSIAFLGGVRWLNDSEDLGLNFRGLGLGSFYSPEKPECDKGKCLDEILKRSPKKKKEISEKEVESKIQDVSDYLNLCNGHDFQKAFALCAGSVSESKKGVKDKEIGRVFRVAYRLEDFKKTDLRRQLKEFSDQNQVPLFEESLEQTGLKPAVQKG; from the coding sequence ATGAACAGCATTGCGGAGAACCTGGACAAAGACTATACGATCAATTCCATACGCCTCCACTTGAGGGACCACCCTTCCGAGGAAGACAAGGCATGGGTGATTGTGGAAGGCGAAACGGACCAAAAACTGTTTTCAAAGCTGATCAATGGCCGCCATGTGGAAGTGGAGCAGTCATTTAGCGGCTTAAACGGCGTTCTCAAGTGCGTATCCGAACTGCTGAAAGAAACCAAGTTGAAAGGAACCGGGCGGATTCTGGGCATCCGGGACGCCGACTTTCTGCGCCTGGGAGAAGAAGAGGAAGAAAACCCGGCGCATATTTTTCTGACGGATTGCCATGACGCCGAAATGATGATGGTGTCCTGCGACCGGGCATACGCTTCGGTTGAGGCGGAATATTTGAGGCATGAAAAAACTTCGTATCCTTCACGGGAAGAGCTTTTCACATCAATCGCCTTCCTGGGAGGGGTCAGGTGGCTCAATGACTCCGAAGACCTGGGATTAAATTTCAGAGGGCTTGGTTTGGGCAGTTTTTACAGCCCCGAAAAACCCGAATGCGACAAAGGCAAATGCCTGGATGAAATTTTAAAACGATCTCCGAAGAAAAAAAAAGAAATTTCAGAAAAAGAGGTCGAGTCAAAGATACAGGATGTTTCGGATTACTTAAATCTTTGCAACGGCCACGACTTCCAGAAAGCGTTCGCCCTTTGCGCCGGTTCTGTTTCCGAATCTAAAAAAGGCGTCAAAGACAAAGAGATCGGCCGGGTATTCCGCGTGGCCTACAGGCTTGAAGATTTCAAAAAAACGGATTTGCGCCGCCAATTAAAAGAATTTTCAGATCAAAACCAGGTCCCGCTGTTTGAAGAAAGCCTTGAGCAGACGGGATTAAAACCAGCAGTTCAAAAGGGATAA
- a CDS encoding conserved hypothetical protein (Evidence 4 : Unknown function but conserved in other organisms), which yields MLTKIKIEGLFDKFEYEIELKEQGVTILTGPNGYGKTTILRILYAFSIKNLAFFFQLPFTRIVLTQGKAKIKLSKKERDTLEIQLGNKKPSTLKKATPEEYPRYKSIGGSLWIDTKTGAEYEESEMPIQILGLSPEMKGGPPEKAMPDFVDAYLISENRLIKKPTTKDFRVARGSKKQFIITIEEYAKELSENLNHILSKASKAGQELDSSFPRRLFDETQPVEEEEFNERYGLIRAKQKSLSAYGLSPVDEDTHTSFKQENAKALRVYLNDTEKKLAVFDDILKKLELFSSILNKRGFVSKKFEISPNFGFRFKTRDEKELSLTDLSSGEQQEVVLLYELLFKVGPNTLVLIDEPEISLHVAWQKEVVDDFMKIIDMQKITVITATHSPQIIGKYWDLVVDLKEISE from the coding sequence ATGTTAACCAAAATTAAAATTGAAGGTCTGTTTGATAAGTTCGAATACGAGATTGAGCTTAAAGAACAAGGCGTCACCATTTTAACCGGCCCCAATGGATACGGCAAAACCACCATACTTAGAATCCTCTATGCCTTTTCCATTAAAAATTTGGCCTTCTTCTTTCAACTGCCATTTACGCGGATTGTTCTAACCCAAGGAAAAGCTAAAATCAAACTCTCAAAGAAAGAACGCGACACCCTTGAAATTCAACTGGGAAATAAAAAACCATCCACCCTGAAAAAAGCTACACCTGAAGAATATCCCCGATATAAATCAATAGGTGGAAGTCTCTGGATCGACACAAAAACAGGCGCTGAGTATGAAGAATCAGAGATGCCTATTCAAATCCTTGGACTCTCCCCTGAAATGAAAGGCGGCCCCCCCGAAAAAGCGATGCCTGACTTTGTGGATGCGTATCTAATTAGTGAAAACCGTCTCATCAAAAAACCTACAACCAAAGACTTTCGGGTTGCCCGTGGATCAAAGAAACAATTCATCATCACCATTGAAGAGTACGCAAAAGAACTGTCCGAAAATCTTAATCACATTCTTTCAAAAGCCTCAAAAGCAGGCCAGGAACTGGACAGCAGTTTCCCAAGGCGACTGTTTGATGAGACGCAGCCCGTTGAAGAAGAAGAATTCAATGAACGCTATGGCCTCATCAGGGCAAAACAAAAATCCTTGAGCGCGTATGGCCTCTCCCCTGTGGATGAAGACACGCACACTTCTTTCAAGCAGGAAAACGCAAAGGCGCTTCGGGTTTACTTAAATGACACTGAAAAGAAACTGGCGGTTTTTGACGATATCCTGAAAAAGCTTGAACTCTTTTCCAGCATTTTAAACAAAAGGGGGTTTGTTTCTAAAAAATTTGAAATTTCCCCGAATTTCGGTTTCAGGTTTAAAACACGGGACGAAAAAGAGCTTTCTCTAACCGATCTGTCTTCAGGCGAACAGCAGGAGGTCGTGCTTTTGTATGAGCTACTTTTCAAAGTCGGCCCGAATACCCTGGTTTTAATCGACGAGCCTGAAATATCCCTTCATGTGGCATGGCAGAAAGAGGTCGTGGATGATTTCATGAAAATAATCGACATGCAAAAAATCACGGTGATCACCGCCACGCATTCACCCCAGATTATTGGGAAATACTGGGATTTGGTTGTGGATCTCAAGGAAATCTCAGAATGA
- a CDS encoding hypothetical protein (Evidence 5 : Unknown function): protein MLSLQGDGCMDSLYVEERNTTIERNKKGGGIASLNPT, encoded by the coding sequence ATGCTATCTCTTCAAGGAGACGGATGCATGGACTCCCTCTATGTTGAGGAACGAAACACAACGATTGAAAGGAATAAAAAAGGGGGGGGAATCGCTTCACTTAACCCAACCTAA
- a CDS encoding conserved hypothetical protein (Evidence 4 : Unknown function but conserved in other organisms): MDSDSIVIKKQEFFSPLRYPGGKAGLSSFFFKVIEENHISDCTYIEPYAGGAGAALTLLFLEKVAKIIINDIDISIYAFWKSILRNTKRFIDKTNKTEVTVEEWKRQREIYKNKHSSIFSRGFATFFLNRTNRSGIIEARPIGGMNQTGKWKIDARFNKKNLIKRIERIALYESRINFSKIDGIELMKKIHKMPNILVYIDPPYFKKGNTLYFNYYDRDNHVELSNFLNSNPNFDWLLTYDNVPEIINLYPNREKATFNLHYHVNTAKKSQEILIKSDNITIP; encoded by the coding sequence ATGGATTCAGATTCAATAGTGATAAAAAAGCAGGAATTTTTTAGTCCACTACGATATCCCGGTGGTAAAGCTGGACTTTCTAGCTTCTTTTTCAAAGTGATTGAAGAGAATCATATTTCTGATTGCACATACATAGAACCGTACGCAGGCGGTGCGGGGGCAGCCCTCACGTTGTTATTTTTAGAAAAAGTTGCAAAAATAATCATCAATGACATAGACATATCCATTTATGCGTTTTGGAAGTCCATTTTGCGAAATACGAAAAGATTTATCGATAAAACAAATAAAACGGAAGTGACCGTTGAAGAGTGGAAAAGACAGAGGGAAATCTACAAAAACAAACATTCATCAATTTTTAGCAGAGGGTTCGCCACCTTTTTTTTAAATCGTACTAATAGGTCAGGCATCATTGAAGCTCGACCAATAGGTGGAATGAATCAGACTGGTAAATGGAAAATTGATGCTCGATTCAATAAAAAAAATTTAATCAAGAGGATAGAAAGGATTGCCCTATATGAAAGCCGAATAAATTTTTCTAAAATAGACGGAATTGAGTTGATGAAAAAAATCCACAAGATGCCCAATATTCTTGTTTATATCGATCCTCCATATTTCAAAAAAGGTAACACTCTCTACTTTAACTACTACGATCGAGACAATCATGTCGAACTGTCAAATTTCCTGAACAGTAATCCCAATTTTGATTGGTTGCTTACTTATGACAATGTGCCTGAAATTATCAATTTGTACCCTAACAGAGAGAAGGCTACATTCAATCTTCACTATCACGTCAACACGGCCAAAAAATCTCAAGAAATACTAATCAAATCAGATAATATTACAATACCTTAA
- a CDS encoding conserved hypothetical protein (Evidence 4 : Unknown function but conserved in other organisms), producing MDWPIESYSIVNLMLDQNNIRTPISQKDQNALIRDMFTNENAFDIVKSYVENGIFPDEFPIVIKENGNLITIEGNRRLAALKALNMPKIVRTWENKIKKLRNPEITQIKVVVAPDRTAAIKHIANKHTIDYRRPWKPLRQAYFYKSQIDNGKTIEEIINEFPDHNVPRFWKMIEMHHLAKSIKLNESLEAKVHDDRNFPITNLERFYNDKTVSHFLGIEFDEYGNVRGRVAKDEFEKGYKKIIEDIGTGEINSRSYNTAKERASYVQNALKKHKPSLRKKGSFRSRNFKEIKPKMKRPKKNSNTKKFPKGLFHKSETPFRVSSTPLKLMYNELHQLDVDRFPNATHDLLRSFLECALAFYLKDTGEYKKIRTNGKHNPKLSEMLTFISNEKFTLIGDRNLKQSIKQIKSNWKEPYSLARMNMINHNENWTSTEKDVRSTWGKLEGLFRIILNPEKR from the coding sequence ATGGATTGGCCGATAGAAAGCTATTCTATTGTGAATCTGATGCTGGATCAAAACAATATCCGAACTCCTATTTCTCAAAAGGATCAAAATGCTTTAATCAGGGATATGTTTACCAACGAGAACGCTTTTGATATTGTAAAAAGTTACGTTGAAAATGGTATCTTCCCAGATGAGTTTCCTATCGTAATAAAAGAAAACGGTAATTTGATAACCATTGAAGGCAATCGAAGATTAGCGGCCCTTAAGGCATTGAATATGCCAAAAATAGTTCGCACTTGGGAAAATAAGATAAAAAAACTTCGCAATCCTGAAATTACACAAATAAAGGTTGTTGTGGCGCCAGACAGAACCGCAGCAATAAAACATATAGCCAACAAACACACAATTGACTACAGGCGACCTTGGAAACCATTGAGGCAAGCATATTTTTACAAAAGCCAAATTGATAATGGAAAAACGATTGAAGAAATTATTAATGAGTTTCCCGACCACAATGTTCCACGATTTTGGAAAATGATAGAGATGCATCATTTGGCAAAATCTATCAAATTGAATGAATCCTTAGAAGCAAAGGTCCACGATGATAGAAATTTTCCAATCACAAATTTGGAACGATTTTATAATGACAAAACTGTGTCCCATTTTCTTGGTATCGAATTCGATGAGTATGGAAACGTAAGAGGAAGGGTCGCGAAAGATGAGTTTGAAAAAGGCTATAAAAAAATAATCGAAGATATTGGGACAGGGGAAATCAATTCACGTTCTTACAATACAGCTAAGGAACGTGCCAGTTATGTACAGAATGCTCTTAAAAAACATAAACCTAGTTTAAGGAAAAAAGGGTCATTCAGAAGTCGAAATTTTAAAGAAATCAAGCCCAAGATGAAACGGCCTAAAAAAAACTCAAATACCAAAAAATTCCCCAAAGGCCTATTTCATAAATCAGAAACGCCATTTAGAGTTTCAAGCACACCTTTAAAATTAATGTACAATGAGTTGCACCAACTTGATGTTGATCGCTTTCCCAACGCTACGCATGATCTGCTGAGAAGTTTTCTCGAATGCGCATTAGCTTTTTATCTAAAAGACACCGGTGAATATAAGAAAATTAGAACTAACGGCAAGCACAACCCAAAATTAAGCGAAATGCTGACTTTTATTTCTAATGAAAAATTCACTTTGATCGGAGATAGAAATTTAAAGCAGAGTATCAAACAAATTAAATCAAATTGGAAGGAACCTTATTCACTGGCGAGGATGAATATGATCAACCATAATGAAAACTGGACCTCGACAGAGAAGGACGTAAGAAGTACTTGGGGAAAATTAGAAGGATTATTCAGGATTATCCTAAATCCGGAAAAAAGATAA
- the dapF gene encoding Diaminopimelate epimerase produces the protein MYGHGRKKTPRLAYRIFATPSERLIFTILFLFEKPREKSMDKLPFYKMSGAGNDFIVIDNRNHILEEPAMENFIIKVCARKMSAGADGLILVENSETADFKWRFFNSDGKPADMCGNGARCAARFAYENKIAGKTLSFETAAGLVEAEISKTLVKLKMPDPGPPLFDAPLQTDDWAMMYDFIDTGVPHAIIRVEDIESVDVTGIGRKIRFHEAFAPKGTNVNFISYEGDGDVSMRTYERGVEDETLACGTGAIASALVKSHKTGQNSPIRVIARSGSVLTIHFKREENRFYDIVMEGDARIVYAGVLWEEAWRY, from the coding sequence ATGTATGGCCACGGGCGCAAAAAAACCCCGCGCCTTGCATATCGAATTTTTGCGACGCCGTCTGAACGGTTAATTTTTACGATTTTATTTTTGTTTGAAAAACCGAGAGAAAAAAGCATGGATAAACTCCCGTTTTACAAAATGAGCGGCGCCGGAAACGATTTCATCGTCATCGACAATCGAAACCACATCCTGGAAGAGCCCGCCATGGAAAACTTCATCATCAAGGTCTGCGCCCGGAAAATGTCCGCCGGGGCCGACGGCCTCATCCTGGTGGAAAACTCCGAAACCGCCGATTTTAAATGGCGTTTTTTCAACTCCGACGGCAAACCGGCGGACATGTGCGGAAACGGGGCCCGGTGCGCGGCCCGGTTCGCTTATGAAAACAAAATCGCCGGAAAAACCCTTTCATTTGAGACGGCGGCCGGACTTGTGGAGGCGGAAATTTCAAAAACCCTCGTCAAGCTGAAAATGCCCGACCCCGGCCCTCCCCTTTTCGACGCGCCCCTCCAGACAGACGACTGGGCCATGATGTATGATTTCATCGACACCGGCGTGCCCCACGCCATCATCCGCGTGGAGGACATCGAGTCTGTGGACGTGACCGGGATCGGCCGAAAAATCCGCTTCCACGAGGCGTTCGCGCCCAAAGGAACCAACGTGAATTTCATCTCCTACGAAGGAGACGGGGACGTGTCCATGCGCACCTATGAGCGGGGCGTGGAGGACGAAACCCTGGCCTGCGGCACCGGGGCCATCGCCTCGGCGCTGGTGAAATCCCATAAAACCGGGCAAAACTCCCCCATCCGCGTCATCGCCAGAAGCGGAAGCGTTTTGACCATTCACTTCAAACGGGAAGAAAACCGGTTTTACGACATCGTCATGGAGGGCGACGCCAGGATTGTATATGCGGGGGTTCTTTGGGAAGAGGCTTGGAGGTATTGA
- the lysA gene encoding Diaminopimelate decarboxylase, which translates to MNHFQYKGEELFCENVPVSDIAREVGAPFYLYSRATLKRHFQVFDASFEGMDRLVCYSAKANSSLAILTLFNQMGSGLDIVSGGELYRGLKAGFPPEKIVYSGVGKRADEIDFALETGILMFNVESIEELQAIDQRAGHLGKQAPVAIRVNPDVDPKTHPYISTGMKKNKFGIDAETALEGYRMARDMAQIRPMGIDCHIGSQLTDAEPFREAMTNLLALSKKIKEMGIEITHIDMGGGLGISYDEESPPTPAEYASKIKDALGDLKATLVLEPGRVIVGNAGALVTRVLYRKKGPEKNFVIIDAGMNDLIRPSLYGAFHDIRPVKKNQGEMITADVVGPICESGDFLAKDREMRRPEQGDLLAVMSAGAYGFVMASNYCSRLRPAEVMADGDRFFVIRKRQTYQDLVEGEAVPEF; encoded by the coding sequence ATGAATCATTTCCAATATAAAGGAGAGGAGCTGTTCTGCGAAAACGTTCCGGTGTCCGACATCGCCCGGGAAGTGGGCGCCCCTTTCTATCTTTACAGCCGCGCCACCTTAAAACGCCACTTCCAGGTCTTTGACGCCTCCTTTGAGGGCATGGACCGCCTGGTGTGCTATTCGGCCAAGGCCAATTCCAGCCTGGCCATTTTAACCCTGTTCAACCAAATGGGAAGCGGCCTGGACATTGTGTCCGGCGGCGAGCTTTACCGGGGGCTCAAGGCCGGCTTTCCCCCGGAAAAAATCGTGTATTCAGGGGTGGGCAAACGCGCGGACGAGATCGATTTCGCCCTTGAAACCGGAATTCTCATGTTCAACGTGGAGTCCATCGAGGAGCTTCAAGCCATCGACCAGAGGGCCGGCCACCTGGGAAAACAGGCCCCCGTCGCCATACGGGTGAACCCCGATGTGGACCCCAAAACCCATCCCTACATCTCCACCGGGATGAAAAAAAACAAGTTCGGCATAGACGCCGAAACCGCCCTGGAGGGATACCGGATGGCGCGGGACATGGCCCAAATCCGGCCCATGGGGATCGACTGCCACATCGGCTCCCAGCTCACCGACGCCGAGCCTTTTCGCGAAGCGATGACAAACCTTCTGGCGCTTTCGAAAAAAATAAAGGAAATGGGAATCGAGATCACCCACATCGACATGGGCGGGGGTCTGGGAATCTCCTATGACGAGGAATCCCCGCCCACCCCGGCCGAGTACGCCTCCAAAATCAAAGACGCCCTGGGGGATTTGAAGGCCACACTGGTTCTGGAGCCCGGTCGGGTGATCGTGGGAAACGCCGGGGCGCTGGTGACCCGGGTCCTTTACCGGAAAAAAGGCCCGGAGAAAAATTTCGTGATCATCGACGCCGGCATGAACGATCTGATCCGCCCCTCCCTGTACGGCGCCTTTCACGATATCCGGCCGGTGAAAAAAAACCAGGGCGAGATGATCACCGCCGACGTGGTGGGGCCCATCTGCGAAAGCGGGGATTTTCTGGCCAAGGACCGCGAAATGCGGCGCCCGGAACAGGGCGATCTCCTGGCGGTCATGAGCGCCGGGGCCTATGGGTTCGTCATGGCCTCCAATTACTGCTCCCGGCTCAGGCCCGCCGAGGTCATGGCCGACGGGGACCGGTTTTTCGTGATTCGAAAACGCCAGACCTATCAGGATTTGGTGGAGGGGGAGGCGGTTCCCGAATTTTGA